The proteins below come from a single Scatophagus argus isolate fScaArg1 chromosome 15, fScaArg1.pri, whole genome shotgun sequence genomic window:
- the kiaa0586 gene encoding protein TALPID3 isoform X7 — MVHHPDSSSGKLWQSSGETSPDQSDTGDVLIHSTRVLLPERRHEAGPGSVKITVRKLRDLPSRLPVAEQQKQSYGTKKQQKANDAPPLRTVVTRQPDRRTLTKPELTKENSQSAAAESSPNRKLSAGPHDQQQPGHDLLTSRFEAGVRGVVLTALKQRSHSAPCRREVRVQLLDPLPPSGRRSSSQDAVGVAAGVQTEAELFPGCSRVDTNAAALIKVEAQVSQLTDGVNKLLQTDRDRGWSLSQQSLHHLEVLHSQQLQLQSQLLESALRIVTSHTPVTSTTSDPAVTPDLTSTGEPAHLQLTGLDAAANVHSPWQPSSAATAASETSPVAMETPRRDQWPQQTSVSTATQPAAGSHLQSSANHSQAAARRTNDMLREMGRLKTEMKMLLMPEGSQKAMRTGPEHRQFQQNLVQQSCPQQLQLQQNLFKSSHFQSKYQQSKSQQTQPEQNQSHSQQTHSQSHQNSLQKNFIQQNHFQSKSQQNQSQSQQPHSQSHQMLVQQSQSQKDQTSRIQSQQFQSRPVVPSMLEEAGQVLRQVQRQKKVLEENLEALQRGKTGEVLHCQLEALAAKRDWTDKVRVKKTVDAWIHTVTKDVQAEMSSKDTATKHSARRDAMMTSQQKVSGRPTHSGKGRPVSVLRGTASKTAAERGSRERTAGHSLLQRAEPDGTTSRTTDSQQVEVDGESYLSRLYGRAPYEGLRRTLKKSPYLRFCSPGSPLSRKPRPRLVESVRGVKVKSCKTQTCLAPPLSLTPAPPQHYCIISPSRLTSGDPTGLTATSADSYSVPIAIPLGHPRADPRCLAERQQEVTCPPTARPTSSVVAVDYKRQSQEADQLNAGEAPPPPPPHPHVDVIERKSEEEEDEENIFPGTDFLSVADVVQEELSVVGEEVVELDGGPSPPLVLYQGPVFPPQAPSVLPAQDHTSFEGLNQRRDALESRLVEWVEQQLMARMISEMYRTPPSDPAQTHSTDQSEDQEQSVSSDIGVEAAGGGGLQLFVDSNVAVDSALIRQLVDEVLTEHIVLMLGHRDALETGPEPGMKPPEPGLEADQEEKLVPLVPTLAPIPSPSPTPPSRQTPPLATPSPFEPTSLLNKESPQPITAPEPVATPTSSPEPTHPPGSPPVLCHAPPPLPWGDAELPLDEERPEEHLDTHSQALLMSVAEEEPPLSSPPPPPSIPPVSSLSPPPPHSPDPRPASPCSSSEDPSTSNTSSSSGSSSSVVTAGTDAALKHISEGELLISVNQLTAMTEEEAVCSFSSSLQELQEMTVLSHVPRPGL; from the exons ATGGTGCATCACCCGGACTCCAGCTCAGGCAAACTGTGGCAGTCATCTGGTGAAACCAGCCCGGATCAGTCGGACACCGGGGACGTTTTAATCCACTCCACTAGAGTTCTTCTCCCGGAACGAAGACATGAAGCCGGCCCAGGTTCTGTAAAGATAACCGTCCGGAAACTGCGGGACCTTCCTTCCCGGCTCCCTGTGGCTGAGCAACAGAAGCAGAGCTATGGgacaaagaaacagcaaaaagcGAACGATGCTCCTCCTCTCCGGACAGTAGTTACCCGTCAGCCCG acaggCGGACCCTGACGAAACCTGAGCTGACCAAAGAGAACAGC CAGTCTGCAGCAGCCGAGTCGAGTCCCAACAGGAAGCTCTCAGCTGGGCCACATGACCAGCAGCAGCCTG GTCACGACCTCCTGACGTCACGTTTTGAAGCTGGCGTTCGAGGAGTCGTGCTCACAGCTCTGAAACAGCG CTCTCACAGTGCCCCCTGCAGGAGGGAAGTCAGAGTGCAGCTGCTGGACCCCCTTCCACCTTCTGGTCGGAGGAGCAGCTCCCAGGATGCAGTGGGTGTCGCCGCGGGGGTCCAGACGGAGGCGGAACTGTTCCCTGGTTGCTCGAGAGTTGACACAAACGCTGCTGCTCTCATTAAG gtggaGGCTCAAGTGTCTCAGCTGACTGATGGtgtaaacaaactgctgcagactGACAG GGACAGGGGGTGGAGCCTGAGCCAGCAGTCGCTGCATCACTTGGAGGTGCTGCACAGccaacagctgcagctgcag AGCCAGCTGCTGGAGTCAGCCCTCAGGATAGTGACAAGCCACACCCCTGTGACCTCTACGACCTCTGACCCTGCTGTGACCCCTGATCTCACATCTACAGGTGAGCCAGCCCATCTGCAGCTCACTGGCCTGGACgctgcag CAAACGTTCACAGCCCCTGGCAGCCAAGCTCCGCAGCAACCGCCGCCTCTGAGACTAGCccagttgccatggaaacaccCCGCCGTGACCAATGGCCGCAGCAAACCAG TGTTTCCACAGCAACCCAGCCAGCTGCAGGAAGTCACCTCCAGTCTTCAGCTAATCACAGTCAGGCAGCAGCAAGGAGGACCAATGACATGCTGAGGGAGATGGGACGTTTGAAGACTGAGATGAAGATGCTGCTGATg CCAGAGGGGTCTCAAAAAGCCATGAGAACTGGTCCAGAGCACCGCCAATTCCAACAGAATCTGGTTCAGCAGTCCTGTCCCCAGCAACTCCAGCTCCAACAAAATCTCTTCAAATCAAGCCACTTCCAATCCAAGTACCAACAGTCTAAGTCCCAGCAAACTCAGCCCGAACAAAACCAGTCTCATTCCCAACAAACCCACTCCCAGTCCCATCAAAACTCTCTCCAAAAAAATTTCATTCAACAAAACCACTTCCAGTCCAAGTCCCAACAAAACCAATCTCAATCCCAACAACCCCACTCCCAGTCTCATCAAATGCTTGTCCAACAAAGCCAGTCACAAAAAGATCAAACCAGTCGAATCCAGTCCCAGCAGTTCCAGAGCAGGCCTGTGGTTCCATCCATGTTGGAGGAGGCAGGTCAGGTTCTTCGTCAGGTTCAGAGGCAGAAGAAGGTTTTGGAGGAGAACCTGGAGGCTCTGCAGAGAGGCAAAACAGGAGAGGTCCTGCACTGCCAATTGGAGGCACTGGCTGCTAAAAG AGACTGGACTGACAAGGTTCGGGTCAAGAAGACAGTGGACGCCTGGATCCACACTGTAACCAAAGATGTCCAG gCAGAGATGTCTTCAAAGGACACTGCCACCAAACACTCAGCCAGGAGAGATGccatgatgacatcacagcagaaGGTTTCTGGGAGGCCTACCCATTCAGGCAAGGGGAGGCCAGTGAGCGTGCTCAGAGGAACAGCAAGTaagactgcagcagagagaggaagtagGGAACGGACAGCTGGACACAGCCTG ctgcagagagcagagccTGATGGAACCACCAGTAGAACAACAGACAgccagcaggtggaggtggatggaGAGTCCTACCTGTCTCGTCTGTATGGCAGAGCTCCGTATGAAGGTCTGAGACGAACACTGAAGAAAAGTCCATACCTTCGCTTTTGCTCTCCTGGCTCGCCACTCAGCAGGAAGCCCCGCCCCCGGCTGGTGGAGAGCGTCAGAG GTGTAAAGGTGAAGTCATGTAAGACTCAGACGTGTTTGGCTCCTCCCCTCAGCCTGACCCCTGCACCACCTCAGCATTATTGCATCATCAGCCCCTCCCGCCTGACCTCTGGTGACCCCACTGGCCTCACAGCAACCTCTGCTGACAGTTACTCTGTTCCCATAGCAATCCCACTGG GTCACCCCAGGGCGGACCCCAGGTGTCTCGCTGAGcgtcaacaggaagtgacatgcCCACCCACAGCTCGTCCCACATCTAGTGTGGTTGCTGTGGATTACAAGCGTCAGTCACAG GAGGCAGACCAGCTGAATGCAGgtgaagctcctcctcctcctcctcctcatcctcatgttgatgttattgagaggaagagtgaagaagaggaggacgaagagaaCATCTTCCCCGGaacagacttcctgtctgtagcTGATGTTGTCCAG GAGGAACTTAGTGTTGTGGGTGAGGAGGTGGTAGAGTTGGATGGAggtccatctcctcctcttgtcctgTATCAGGGTCCGGTCTTCCCTCCTCAGGccccctctgtcctccctgcCCAGGATCACACCTCCTTTGAGGGCCTCAACCAGCGGAGAGACGCCCTGGAGAGCCGGCTGGTGGAATG gGTGGAGCAGCAGCTCATGGCCAGAATGATCTCAGAGATGTACCGCACTCCTCCCTCTGACCCCGCCCAGACCCACTccactgaccaatcagaggatcAGGAGCAGAGTGTCAGCTCGGACATTGGGG tagaggcagcaggaggtggaggcctACAGCTGTTTGTGGACTCCAACGTGGCTGTGGACTCTGCTCTGATCAGGCAGCTGGTCGATGAGGTTCTGACTGAGCACATTGTACTGATGCTGGGACACAGAGATGCACTGGAAACAGGACCAGAACCAGGAATGAAACCACCAGAGCCGGGTCTAGAAGCAGACCAGGAG GAAAAACTGGTACCACTGGTTCCTACACTAGCACCCATCCCTTCACCCAGCCCAACCCCGCCCAGCAGACAGACACCACCTCTGGCCACACCCTCTCCTTTTGAGCCAACCAGCCTGCTGAACAAGGAGTctcctcagccaatcacagcaccGG AGCCTGTAGCCACGCCCACCTCCAGCCCAGAGCCCACCCACCCTCCAGGAAGTCCTCCTGTTCTGTGTCATGCCCCGCCCCCTCTCCCCTGGGGAGATGCTGAGCTGCCATTGGATGAAGAGAGACCAGAGGAACACCTCGACACACACTCTCAGGCTCT CCTGATGTCAGTAGCTGAGGAGgagcctcctctctcctcccctcctcctcccccctccatccctcctgtttcctccctgtctcctccccctccccacaGTCCTGATCCCAGACCAGCGTCCCCCTGCAGCTCCTCAGAGGACCCCAGCACCTCTAACACCAGCAGctccagtggcagcagcagcagtgtggtgACAGCAGGGACTGATGCAGCTCTCAAACACATCTCAGAGGGAGAACTGCTCATCAGTGTCAACCAGCTGACTGCCATGACAG aggaggaggctgtCTGCAGTTTCTCTAGCTCTctccaggagctgcaggagatg ACTGTTTTGTCACATGTCCCTCGTCCAGGACTTTGA
- the kiaa0586 gene encoding protein TALPID3 isoform X2, with product MVHHPDSSSGKLWQSSGETSPDQSDTGDVLIHSTRVLLPERRHEAGPGSVKITVRKLRDLPSRLPVAEQQKQSYGTKKQQKANDAPPLRTVVTRQPDRRTLTKPELTKENSSAAAESSPNRKLSAGPHDQQQPGHDLLTSRFEAGVRGVVLTALKQRSHSAPCRREVRVQLLDPLPPSGRRSSSQDAVGVAAGVQTEAELFPGCSRVDTNAAALIKVEAQVSQLTDGVNKLLQTDRDRGWSLSQQSLHHLEVLHSQQLQLQSQLLESALRIVTSHTPVTSTTSDPAVTPDLTSTGEPAHLQLTGLDAAANVHSPWQPSSAATAASETSPVAMETPRRDQWPQQTSVSTATQPAAGSHLQSSANHSQAAARRTNDMLREMGRLKTEMKMLLMPEGSQKAMRTGPEHRQFQQNLVQQSCPQQLQLQQNLFKSSHFQSKYQQSKSQQTQPEQNQSHSQQTHSQSHQNSLQKNFIQQNHFQSKSQQNQSQSQQPHSQSHQMLVQQSQSQKDQTSRIQSQQFQSRPVVPSMLEEAGQVLRQVQRQKKVLEENLEALQRGKTGEVLHCQLEALAAKRDWTDKVRVKKTVDAWIHTVTKDVQAEMSSKDTATKHSARRDAMMTSQQKVSGRPTHSGKGRPVSVLRGTASKTAAERGSRERTAGHSLLQRAEPDGTTSRTTDSQQVEVDGESYLSRLYGRAPYEGLRRTLKKSPYLRFCSPGSPLSRKPRPRLVESVRGVKVKSCKTQTCLAPPLSLTPAPPQHYCIISPSRLTSGDPTGLTATSADSYSVPIAIPLGHPRADPRCLAERQQEVTCPPTARPTSSVVAVDYKRQSQEADQLNAGEAPPPPPPHPHVDVIERKSEEEEDEENIFPGTDFLSVADVVQEELSVVGEEVVELDGGPSPPLVLYQGPVFPPQAPSVLPAQDHTSFEGLNQRRDALESRLVEWVEQQLMARMISEMYRTPPSDPAQTHSTDQSEDQEQSVSSDIGVEAAGGGGLQLFVDSNVAVDSALIRQLVDEVLTEHIVLMLGHRDALETGPEPGMKPPEPGLEADQEEKLVPLVPTLAPIPSPSPTPPSRQTPPLATPSPFEPTSLLNKESPQPITAPEPVATPTSSPEPTHPPGSPPVLCHAPPPLPWGDAELPLDEERPEEHLDTHSQALLMSVAEEEPPLSSPPPPPSIPPVSSLSPPPPHSPDPRPASPCSSSEDPSTSNTSSSSGSSSSVVTAGTDAALKHISEGELLISVNQLTAMTEEEAVCSFSSSLQELQEMDFDPPSEGQVRGHDLLLTLLTKMKQGVTHTHGGERPQPDGSWWRDQEEEDEVVSVGEVIDDRTPKPHQTSNLKNCRKSAAHQGQPSSSPGQISQSAEVSEVIFEATSQGSVTMDDLMMEPVGALTSDLQADLLSPPSLLVDTHAVEQVAPVLVRAYEPQTAGNRRMEVHLPSVRLEEEMMEEKAADTDSSTIDVF from the exons ATGGTGCATCACCCGGACTCCAGCTCAGGCAAACTGTGGCAGTCATCTGGTGAAACCAGCCCGGATCAGTCGGACACCGGGGACGTTTTAATCCACTCCACTAGAGTTCTTCTCCCGGAACGAAGACATGAAGCCGGCCCAGGTTCTGTAAAGATAACCGTCCGGAAACTGCGGGACCTTCCTTCCCGGCTCCCTGTGGCTGAGCAACAGAAGCAGAGCTATGGgacaaagaaacagcaaaaagcGAACGATGCTCCTCCTCTCCGGACAGTAGTTACCCGTCAGCCCG acaggCGGACCCTGACGAAACCTGAGCTGACCAAAGAGAACAGC TCTGCAGCAGCCGAGTCGAGTCCCAACAGGAAGCTCTCAGCTGGGCCACATGACCAGCAGCAGCCTG GTCACGACCTCCTGACGTCACGTTTTGAAGCTGGCGTTCGAGGAGTCGTGCTCACAGCTCTGAAACAGCG CTCTCACAGTGCCCCCTGCAGGAGGGAAGTCAGAGTGCAGCTGCTGGACCCCCTTCCACCTTCTGGTCGGAGGAGCAGCTCCCAGGATGCAGTGGGTGTCGCCGCGGGGGTCCAGACGGAGGCGGAACTGTTCCCTGGTTGCTCGAGAGTTGACACAAACGCTGCTGCTCTCATTAAG gtggaGGCTCAAGTGTCTCAGCTGACTGATGGtgtaaacaaactgctgcagactGACAG GGACAGGGGGTGGAGCCTGAGCCAGCAGTCGCTGCATCACTTGGAGGTGCTGCACAGccaacagctgcagctgcag AGCCAGCTGCTGGAGTCAGCCCTCAGGATAGTGACAAGCCACACCCCTGTGACCTCTACGACCTCTGACCCTGCTGTGACCCCTGATCTCACATCTACAGGTGAGCCAGCCCATCTGCAGCTCACTGGCCTGGACgctgcag CAAACGTTCACAGCCCCTGGCAGCCAAGCTCCGCAGCAACCGCCGCCTCTGAGACTAGCccagttgccatggaaacaccCCGCCGTGACCAATGGCCGCAGCAAACCAG TGTTTCCACAGCAACCCAGCCAGCTGCAGGAAGTCACCTCCAGTCTTCAGCTAATCACAGTCAGGCAGCAGCAAGGAGGACCAATGACATGCTGAGGGAGATGGGACGTTTGAAGACTGAGATGAAGATGCTGCTGATg CCAGAGGGGTCTCAAAAAGCCATGAGAACTGGTCCAGAGCACCGCCAATTCCAACAGAATCTGGTTCAGCAGTCCTGTCCCCAGCAACTCCAGCTCCAACAAAATCTCTTCAAATCAAGCCACTTCCAATCCAAGTACCAACAGTCTAAGTCCCAGCAAACTCAGCCCGAACAAAACCAGTCTCATTCCCAACAAACCCACTCCCAGTCCCATCAAAACTCTCTCCAAAAAAATTTCATTCAACAAAACCACTTCCAGTCCAAGTCCCAACAAAACCAATCTCAATCCCAACAACCCCACTCCCAGTCTCATCAAATGCTTGTCCAACAAAGCCAGTCACAAAAAGATCAAACCAGTCGAATCCAGTCCCAGCAGTTCCAGAGCAGGCCTGTGGTTCCATCCATGTTGGAGGAGGCAGGTCAGGTTCTTCGTCAGGTTCAGAGGCAGAAGAAGGTTTTGGAGGAGAACCTGGAGGCTCTGCAGAGAGGCAAAACAGGAGAGGTCCTGCACTGCCAATTGGAGGCACTGGCTGCTAAAAG AGACTGGACTGACAAGGTTCGGGTCAAGAAGACAGTGGACGCCTGGATCCACACTGTAACCAAAGATGTCCAG gCAGAGATGTCTTCAAAGGACACTGCCACCAAACACTCAGCCAGGAGAGATGccatgatgacatcacagcagaaGGTTTCTGGGAGGCCTACCCATTCAGGCAAGGGGAGGCCAGTGAGCGTGCTCAGAGGAACAGCAAGTaagactgcagcagagagaggaagtagGGAACGGACAGCTGGACACAGCCTG ctgcagagagcagagccTGATGGAACCACCAGTAGAACAACAGACAgccagcaggtggaggtggatggaGAGTCCTACCTGTCTCGTCTGTATGGCAGAGCTCCGTATGAAGGTCTGAGACGAACACTGAAGAAAAGTCCATACCTTCGCTTTTGCTCTCCTGGCTCGCCACTCAGCAGGAAGCCCCGCCCCCGGCTGGTGGAGAGCGTCAGAG GTGTAAAGGTGAAGTCATGTAAGACTCAGACGTGTTTGGCTCCTCCCCTCAGCCTGACCCCTGCACCACCTCAGCATTATTGCATCATCAGCCCCTCCCGCCTGACCTCTGGTGACCCCACTGGCCTCACAGCAACCTCTGCTGACAGTTACTCTGTTCCCATAGCAATCCCACTGG GTCACCCCAGGGCGGACCCCAGGTGTCTCGCTGAGcgtcaacaggaagtgacatgcCCACCCACAGCTCGTCCCACATCTAGTGTGGTTGCTGTGGATTACAAGCGTCAGTCACAG GAGGCAGACCAGCTGAATGCAGgtgaagctcctcctcctcctcctcctcatcctcatgttgatgttattgagaggaagagtgaagaagaggaggacgaagagaaCATCTTCCCCGGaacagacttcctgtctgtagcTGATGTTGTCCAG GAGGAACTTAGTGTTGTGGGTGAGGAGGTGGTAGAGTTGGATGGAggtccatctcctcctcttgtcctgTATCAGGGTCCGGTCTTCCCTCCTCAGGccccctctgtcctccctgcCCAGGATCACACCTCCTTTGAGGGCCTCAACCAGCGGAGAGACGCCCTGGAGAGCCGGCTGGTGGAATG gGTGGAGCAGCAGCTCATGGCCAGAATGATCTCAGAGATGTACCGCACTCCTCCCTCTGACCCCGCCCAGACCCACTccactgaccaatcagaggatcAGGAGCAGAGTGTCAGCTCGGACATTGGGG tagaggcagcaggaggtggaggcctACAGCTGTTTGTGGACTCCAACGTGGCTGTGGACTCTGCTCTGATCAGGCAGCTGGTCGATGAGGTTCTGACTGAGCACATTGTACTGATGCTGGGACACAGAGATGCACTGGAAACAGGACCAGAACCAGGAATGAAACCACCAGAGCCGGGTCTAGAAGCAGACCAGGAG GAAAAACTGGTACCACTGGTTCCTACACTAGCACCCATCCCTTCACCCAGCCCAACCCCGCCCAGCAGACAGACACCACCTCTGGCCACACCCTCTCCTTTTGAGCCAACCAGCCTGCTGAACAAGGAGTctcctcagccaatcacagcaccGG AGCCTGTAGCCACGCCCACCTCCAGCCCAGAGCCCACCCACCCTCCAGGAAGTCCTCCTGTTCTGTGTCATGCCCCGCCCCCTCTCCCCTGGGGAGATGCTGAGCTGCCATTGGATGAAGAGAGACCAGAGGAACACCTCGACACACACTCTCAGGCTCT CCTGATGTCAGTAGCTGAGGAGgagcctcctctctcctcccctcctcctcccccctccatccctcctgtttcctccctgtctcctccccctccccacaGTCCTGATCCCAGACCAGCGTCCCCCTGCAGCTCCTCAGAGGACCCCAGCACCTCTAACACCAGCAGctccagtggcagcagcagcagtgtggtgACAGCAGGGACTGATGCAGCTCTCAAACACATCTCAGAGGGAGAACTGCTCATCAGTGTCAACCAGCTGACTGCCATGACAG aggaggaggctgtCTGCAGTTTCTCTAGCTCTctccaggagctgcaggagatg GACTTTGACCCCCCCAGTGAAggacaggtcagaggtcatgaCCTCCTGCTGACTCTCCTGACCAAGATGAAGCAaggagtcacacacacacacggaggagAGAGACCACAGCcagac GGCTCCTGGTGGAgggatcaggaggaggaggatgaggtggtGAGTGTTGGGGAGGTGATAGATGACCGGACTCCAAAACCTCACCAAACTTCAAATCTCAAGAACTGCAGAAAGAGTGCCGCCCACCAGGGTCAaccctcctcctcacctggACAGATCAGTCAGAGTGCAG AGGTGTCAGAAGTCATTTTTGAAGCGACCAGTCAGGGTTCGGTAACCATGGATGACCTGATGATGGAGCCAGTTGGTgcactgacctctgacctccaggcTGACCTGTTGTCTCCTCCTTCACTGCTGGTGGACACACATGCTGTCGaacag GTAGCTCCTGTCCTGGTCAGAGCATATGAACCACAAACAG caggaaacaggaggaTGGAAGTTCATCTGCCTTCCgtcagactggaggaggagatgatggaggagaAAGCAGCAGATACAGACTCCTCCACCATCGATGTTTTCTAG